The following coding sequences lie in one Streptomyces sp. NBC_00510 genomic window:
- a CDS encoding DoxX family protein — MSASPLSTLSRSGSHATAEFGVPPYVHDAGLLLLRLVLGLTMASHGAQKLFGWFSGVGLDGAGRVFTSGGYPAGKAMAVLAGLSEVLGGVGLALGLLTPLAGAAVVGVMVNAVGVKWGGGFFAPTGVEYELLIAALATTLAVVGPGRFALDRHLPGVRAHRVGHGVSAVVLGVVLGVIVLLFRK, encoded by the coding sequence ATGTCCGCTTCCCCCCTCAGCACACTGTCCCGCTCCGGCTCCCACGCCACCGCCGAGTTCGGCGTCCCGCCGTACGTCCATGACGCCGGGCTGCTGCTCCTGCGGCTGGTGCTCGGGCTGACGATGGCGAGCCACGGAGCCCAGAAGCTGTTCGGCTGGTTCTCCGGGGTGGGCCTCGACGGCGCAGGACGCGTCTTCACCTCCGGCGGCTATCCGGCGGGGAAGGCGATGGCCGTGCTGGCGGGGCTCAGCGAGGTGCTCGGGGGCGTGGGCCTCGCCCTCGGGCTGCTGACCCCGCTCGCCGGGGCAGCGGTGGTGGGTGTCATGGTCAATGCCGTCGGCGTGAAATGGGGCGGCGGGTTCTTCGCCCCGACGGGGGTGGAGTACGAGCTGCTCATCGCCGCGCTGGCCACCACGCTGGCCGTCGTCGGGCCCGGCCGCTTCGCGCTCGACCGTCACCTTCCGGGCGTGCGCGCGCACCGGGTGGGCCACGGCGTCTCCGCGGTGGTCCTCGGCGTCGTGCTCGGCGTGATCGTGCTGCTGTTCCGCAAGTGA
- a CDS encoding aldehyde dehydrogenase family protein, translating into MTLTGENTVQQLLIDGIWQQAAGTHTFTARDPFTGDIASQAAAALSADVLRAADAADRAFPAWAALPPNERRRILWAAADALEARAEEISEAITVEMGGPAPWGRYNTSALAEKFRYAASAVHDGLTGELIPSEAPGRTSIAIRKPVGVVACIVPWNAPALLVGNSVPYALAVGNTVVMKASEQTPRTHGLVAECLTEAGLPHGVYNLLTNAPEDGPEVVDALIAHPAVRRVHFTGSSRVGRIIAQRAAAHMKQAILELGGKAPALVLADADLDRAVSATAFGAFANSGQACLSTERILVDRSIAEEFTRRLAAVAATVTCGDPRDPHTALGPVVGPDSIERLSDLVLDAVTAGARLLAGGTSDGPCFAPTVLADVTPDMRVYREESFGPVVGVIAVDGPEEALRVANDNDYGLTSAVFTRDIPLALDLAKRINAGMCHINGSTLDDEAQMPFGGVKNSGYGKSGGRAGLEEFTELQWITIEGSRPPRYPIAE; encoded by the coding sequence GTGACCCTCACCGGCGAGAACACCGTGCAGCAACTACTGATCGACGGCATCTGGCAACAGGCAGCCGGCACACACACCTTCACCGCACGCGACCCGTTCACCGGCGACATCGCCTCCCAGGCCGCAGCCGCCCTCTCGGCGGACGTCCTGCGGGCGGCCGATGCAGCCGACCGTGCCTTCCCCGCCTGGGCGGCGCTGCCGCCCAACGAGCGCCGCCGCATCCTGTGGGCGGCCGCCGACGCACTCGAAGCGCGAGCCGAGGAGATCTCCGAGGCGATCACCGTCGAGATGGGCGGCCCCGCCCCATGGGGCCGCTACAACACCTCGGCCCTCGCGGAGAAGTTCCGTTACGCCGCGAGCGCGGTCCACGACGGCCTCACCGGCGAGCTCATCCCCTCCGAGGCACCCGGCCGCACCTCCATCGCGATCCGCAAACCGGTCGGCGTGGTCGCCTGCATCGTCCCGTGGAACGCCCCGGCGCTGCTCGTCGGCAACTCGGTCCCGTACGCGCTGGCCGTGGGCAACACCGTCGTGATGAAGGCGTCGGAACAGACCCCGCGCACCCACGGGCTGGTCGCCGAGTGCCTCACCGAGGCCGGACTGCCCCACGGGGTGTACAACCTCCTCACCAACGCGCCCGAGGACGGCCCCGAAGTGGTCGACGCGCTGATCGCCCATCCGGCCGTACGGCGGGTGCACTTCACCGGTTCGAGCCGGGTGGGCCGGATCATCGCGCAGCGGGCCGCCGCGCACATGAAGCAGGCGATCCTCGAACTCGGCGGCAAGGCGCCCGCCCTGGTCCTCGCCGACGCCGACCTCGACCGCGCGGTCAGCGCCACGGCCTTCGGCGCCTTCGCCAACTCCGGCCAGGCGTGCCTGTCCACGGAACGCATCCTGGTCGACCGCAGCATCGCCGAGGAGTTCACCCGGCGCCTGGCCGCCGTCGCCGCCACCGTCACCTGCGGTGACCCGCGCGACCCGCACACCGCGCTCGGCCCGGTCGTCGGACCGGACAGCATCGAGCGGCTGTCCGACCTGGTCCTGGACGCGGTCACGGCCGGCGCACGGCTCCTGGCCGGCGGGACGTCGGACGGTCCGTGCTTCGCGCCCACCGTGCTGGCCGACGTCACCCCGGACATGCGCGTCTACCGCGAGGAGTCCTTCGGCCCCGTCGTCGGCGTCATCGCCGTCGACGGACCCGAGGAGGCCCTGCGCGTGGCCAACGACAACGACTACGGGCTCACCTCGGCCGTCTTCACCCGGGACATCCCCCTCGCCCTCGACCTCGCCAAGCGCATCAACGCCGGCATGTGCCACATCAACGGCAGCACGCTCGACGACGAGGCGCAGATGCCCTTCGGCGGCGTCAAGAACAGTGGCTACGGCAAGTCCGGTGGGCGCGCCGGCCTGGAGGAGTTCACCGAACTCCAGTGGATCACCATCGAAGGCTCCCGGCCGCCGCGCTACCCCATCGCCGAATGA
- a CDS encoding thiamine pyrophosphate-binding protein has protein sequence MSTTVIQHVLNRLRDIGVRHVFGVPGDYAFPVNDAISQHPDIQWIGSCNELNAGYSADGYARVHGVGAVSTTYGVGELSAINAIAGAYTDHLPVFHLVGMPKMPVQAHHSVVHHTLGNGEFDLFLKMSDAVVCASAIMTPQNVASETERLIAAAAYHRRPVYMAFPADLAEMPVVGSAQPIPAPASDPAQLDAAVRAVADMLGRAESACALPGVLAARSGLGPELQRFLDATGMPFATMMADKGVLNEEQPGYCGMYDGKLMNEGVRRFVEGSDVVVLVGALMHDFNSGAFTANLDPGRTIDIRHHHVSVDGMTYQSVEMKDLLVALTEKLPRKQWPHIEARVTRMAPAGGSGGDSITAENLYPRWENFLKPDDILVAETGTVSMGLAFAQLPSGATFHNQTLWGSIGWATPAAVGAAVAAQDDRRVVLITGEGSHQLTAQEISQFGRYGLRPVVFVLNNHGYLIERLLCKHPDIAYNDLANWRYSELPKALGCEDWFTARVSTLAELDQAMDAAAKAGTGCYIEVMTDTYTAPPLANQLHDNIESLYSA, from the coding sequence ATGTCCACCACCGTCATCCAGCATGTCCTGAACCGACTGCGGGACATCGGCGTGCGTCATGTCTTCGGCGTCCCGGGCGACTACGCCTTCCCCGTCAACGACGCCATCTCCCAGCACCCGGACATCCAGTGGATCGGCAGCTGCAACGAGCTCAACGCGGGCTACAGCGCCGACGGCTACGCCCGCGTGCACGGTGTGGGCGCGGTGAGCACCACCTACGGGGTCGGCGAACTCAGCGCGATCAACGCCATCGCCGGTGCGTACACCGACCACCTGCCGGTGTTCCACCTGGTCGGCATGCCCAAGATGCCCGTGCAGGCGCACCACTCGGTCGTCCACCACACCCTGGGCAACGGTGAGTTCGACCTCTTCCTGAAGATGTCCGATGCCGTGGTGTGCGCGAGCGCGATCATGACGCCGCAGAACGTCGCGTCCGAGACCGAGCGCCTTATCGCGGCGGCGGCCTACCACCGCCGCCCGGTCTACATGGCGTTCCCCGCCGACCTCGCGGAGATGCCCGTGGTCGGATCGGCCCAGCCGATCCCCGCACCGGCCAGCGACCCCGCGCAGCTGGACGCCGCCGTGCGGGCCGTCGCCGACATGCTCGGCCGAGCCGAGAGCGCCTGTGCCCTGCCCGGGGTGCTCGCCGCCCGTTCCGGCCTCGGACCGGAACTGCAGCGGTTCCTGGACGCCACCGGGATGCCCTTCGCCACGATGATGGCCGACAAGGGCGTCCTCAACGAGGAACAGCCCGGCTACTGCGGCATGTACGACGGCAAGCTCATGAACGAGGGCGTCCGCCGCTTCGTCGAGGGCAGCGACGTCGTCGTCCTGGTCGGTGCGCTGATGCACGACTTCAACAGCGGCGCGTTCACCGCCAACCTCGACCCCGGTCGCACGATCGACATCCGCCACCACCACGTGAGCGTCGACGGCATGACCTACCAGAGCGTGGAGATGAAGGACCTGCTCGTCGCGCTCACCGAGAAGCTGCCCCGCAAGCAGTGGCCGCACATCGAGGCCCGGGTGACCCGCATGGCCCCGGCAGGAGGCAGCGGCGGCGACTCCATCACCGCCGAGAACCTCTACCCCCGCTGGGAGAACTTCCTCAAGCCGGACGACATCCTGGTCGCCGAGACCGGAACGGTCTCCATGGGACTGGCGTTCGCCCAGCTGCCCAGCGGTGCCACCTTCCACAACCAGACCCTGTGGGGCTCGATCGGCTGGGCCACCCCCGCCGCCGTCGGCGCGGCCGTCGCCGCGCAGGACGACCGGCGCGTCGTCCTCATCACCGGCGAGGGCTCGCACCAGCTCACGGCGCAGGAGATCAGCCAGTTCGGGCGGTACGGGCTGCGCCCGGTGGTGTTCGTGCTGAACAACCACGGCTACCTGATCGAGCGTCTGCTGTGCAAGCACCCGGACATCGCCTACAACGACCTCGCCAACTGGCGCTACTCCGAATTGCCGAAGGCCCTGGGCTGCGAGGACTGGTTCACCGCCCGCGTCTCGACCCTCGCCGAGCTCGACCAGGCCATGGACGCGGCGGCGAAGGCCGGCACCGGCTGCTACATCGAGGTCATGACCGACACCTACACCGCTCCGCCGCTGGCCAACCAGCTCCACGACAACATCGAGAGCCTCTACTCCGCCTGA
- a CDS encoding serine/threonine-protein phosphatase encodes MARLGARSWAGTESRLLPAVLLLVAVVIDLATPRTVSAAALYAAAVLVAAALLSLRGTVLIGLTALGLDAAMFWVFGYRRSAIAFSELFMVATVAGIAVLLNRLLYHRDEQLQSVRDIAAAVQRAVLPRPPERIGPLRFAARYEAAQTDAQIGGDLYAVVDTPFGVRCVIGDVRGKGMEAVRAVAVGIGTFCEAALQEPSLTALAQRLERAVTLESRQSGTLTEFEGFITGVLAEFPRHGNEVRLVNRGHPPPLLFLGDTVRYVEPTRPGLPLGLASLDDGRVTVDSVDTVTFPEGASLLLYTDGLTEARDASGTFYDPVARCTGRHHPDPDALVDALLADHHRHTGGRRTDDTALLAITHTPADGPSTADRIQDS; translated from the coding sequence GTGGCAAGGCTGGGAGCGCGGAGCTGGGCGGGAACGGAGAGCCGCCTGCTGCCGGCCGTCCTGCTGCTCGTCGCCGTGGTGATCGACCTCGCCACTCCACGCACCGTCAGCGCCGCGGCCCTCTACGCGGCCGCGGTCCTGGTGGCGGCCGCGCTGCTGTCGCTGCGCGGGACGGTTCTCATCGGATTGACCGCCCTCGGCCTCGACGCGGCCATGTTCTGGGTCTTCGGCTACCGCCGGAGTGCGATCGCGTTCAGCGAGCTGTTCATGGTCGCGACGGTGGCCGGGATCGCCGTCCTCCTGAACCGGCTCCTGTACCACCGCGATGAGCAGCTCCAGTCCGTACGCGACATCGCCGCCGCCGTCCAGCGCGCCGTCCTGCCCAGACCACCGGAGCGGATCGGCCCGCTGCGCTTCGCCGCCCGGTACGAGGCCGCCCAGACGGACGCGCAGATCGGCGGGGACCTCTACGCCGTGGTCGACACCCCCTTCGGCGTCCGCTGCGTCATCGGCGACGTACGCGGCAAGGGAATGGAAGCGGTCAGGGCGGTCGCCGTCGGCATCGGGACCTTTTGCGAGGCGGCCCTGCAGGAGCCCAGCCTGACCGCCCTCGCGCAACGGCTGGAGCGGGCCGTCACCCTCGAGTCCCGGCAGTCGGGGACCCTGACCGAGTTCGAGGGGTTCATCACCGGCGTGCTGGCGGAGTTCCCCCGGCACGGGAACGAGGTCCGGCTGGTCAACCGCGGCCACCCGCCGCCGCTGCTCTTCCTGGGCGACACCGTGCGGTACGTCGAGCCCACCCGGCCGGGCCTGCCCCTGGGCCTCGCCTCCCTCGACGACGGCCGCGTCACCGTCGACAGCGTCGACACGGTGACGTTCCCCGAAGGGGCCAGTCTGCTGCTCTACACCGACGGACTCACCGAAGCCCGCGACGCGTCGGGCACCTTCTACGACCCCGTCGCCCGATGCACGGGCCGCCACCACCCCGACCCCGACGCCCTCGTGGACGCCCTGCTCGCCGACCACCACCGCCACACCGGCGGCCGCAGGACCGACGACACGGCGCTGCTGGCCATCACACACACCCCGGCGGACGGGCCTTCCACGGCCGACCGGATCCAGGACAGCTGA
- a CDS encoding alpha/beta hydrolase — MAFPFDPELTLRMSRLAQAEGHAEVARMRAEAALMEADPYTPPVPVDFREVTVPGPQGAPDVRVHVRRPAGREGRLPGLLYVHGGGFVIGLVDFFHNETTRIAAEVGAVVVSVDYRLAPEHPYPAALEDCYAALRWLAGRADELGVDPDRIGVAGESAGGNLAAAVALYARDHGGPALSMQYLGAPILDDRLATASMQAFTHTPGFNRRNAQRSWDHYLGGKGVRGGDGVSPYAAPARTEDLAGLPPTYIAATEFDPLRDEDLAYAQRLITAGVPTEMHHFPGAFHGAAQLAPRTEVSRRMIAEQLDALRRGLRTGEAGGTA; from the coding sequence TTGGCTTTCCCGTTCGACCCGGAACTGACCCTGAGGATGTCCCGGCTCGCCCAGGCGGAGGGACACGCGGAAGTCGCGCGGATGCGGGCGGAAGCGGCCCTGATGGAAGCCGATCCCTACACCCCGCCGGTCCCGGTCGACTTCCGCGAGGTCACCGTTCCGGGTCCGCAGGGCGCCCCGGACGTCCGGGTGCACGTCCGCAGGCCCGCGGGCCGTGAAGGGAGGCTGCCCGGCCTGCTGTACGTGCACGGCGGCGGCTTCGTGATCGGGCTCGTGGACTTCTTCCACAACGAGACCACCCGCATCGCCGCCGAGGTGGGCGCGGTGGTGGTGTCGGTGGACTACCGCCTCGCACCGGAACACCCCTACCCGGCCGCCCTGGAGGACTGTTACGCCGCCCTGCGCTGGCTGGCCGGGCGCGCCGACGAACTGGGCGTCGACCCCGACCGCATCGGGGTCGCCGGTGAGAGCGCCGGCGGGAACCTCGCGGCCGCGGTCGCCCTGTACGCACGCGACCACGGCGGCCCCGCCCTGAGCATGCAGTACCTCGGCGCCCCCATCCTGGACGACCGCCTCGCCACCGCCTCCATGCAGGCCTTCACCCACACCCCCGGGTTCAACCGCCGCAACGCCCAACGGAGCTGGGACCACTACCTCGGCGGCAAGGGGGTGCGCGGCGGCGACGGCGTCAGCCCGTACGCCGCCCCGGCCAGGACGGAGGACCTGGCCGGACTGCCGCCCACGTACATCGCGGCCACCGAGTTCGACCCGCTGCGCGACGAGGACCTGGCCTACGCCCAGCGGCTGATCACCGCGGGCGTCCCCACCGAGATGCACCACTTCCCGGGCGCCTTCCACGGCGCGGCCCAGCTGGCCCCGCGGACCGAGGTGAGCCGCCGCATGATCGCCGAGCAGCTCGACGCCCTCCGCCGCGGTCTGCGAACCGGCGAGGCCGGCGGCACTGCCTGA
- a CDS encoding glycosyltransferase, giving the protein MRILMFHTPLTGHFLPLLPLARALRTQGHTVAFVSAAAMAGPVEAQGFELIPAGPTVDVAIAEVSRRSGVDMASNPSPALVAEFFAGARVDLSVDEALAGARAWEPDLVVSEHCDFVGPLVAAVLKVPSAVMGIDPALEPEVLDALAATAQSRYLDRGLQAPAHAPSGRWLLDLCPPGLQRGGTLPSLERMALRPEPHQGPEGTPRAARVPGTGRPRVLVSLSTVSGRASSLGPLLRSLSVLDVDLVATTGGAPVDDLGLEPGRVELVSFVPAAELLDGVWVVVHHGGSGNTFGAAARGIPAVVVPGAAGQQRQAFRLQAAGAGVAMPIGEQGPEAVTAAVSRVLAEPAFTAAAERLRDEIAAMPSASEVAERLTAAAAA; this is encoded by the coding sequence ATGCGCATCCTCATGTTCCACACCCCCCTGACCGGTCACTTCCTGCCCCTGCTGCCGCTCGCCCGGGCGTTGCGCACCCAGGGGCACACCGTTGCCTTCGTCTCCGCCGCCGCCATGGCCGGCCCGGTCGAGGCGCAGGGTTTTGAGCTGATCCCCGCCGGTCCGACCGTCGACGTGGCGATCGCCGAAGTGTCCCGCCGCAGCGGTGTCGACATGGCGTCGAATCCTTCGCCGGCGCTGGTCGCCGAGTTCTTCGCCGGGGCACGCGTCGACCTCTCCGTGGACGAGGCCCTCGCGGGGGCGCGCGCGTGGGAGCCGGACCTGGTCGTGTCGGAGCACTGCGACTTCGTGGGGCCGCTGGTCGCCGCCGTGCTCAAGGTGCCGTCCGCGGTGATGGGCATCGACCCGGCGCTGGAGCCCGAGGTTCTGGACGCCCTGGCCGCGACGGCGCAGTCCCGTTACCTCGACCGCGGTCTGCAGGCGCCGGCCCACGCGCCGTCCGGCCGCTGGCTGTTGGACCTCTGCCCGCCCGGCCTGCAGCGCGGCGGCACGCTGCCGTCCCTCGAACGGATGGCGCTGCGGCCGGAGCCCCACCAGGGCCCCGAGGGCACGCCGCGCGCGGCCAGGGTCCCCGGTACCGGCCGGCCCCGGGTGCTCGTCAGCCTCAGCACCGTCTCCGGCAGGGCCTCCTCGCTCGGTCCGCTGCTCCGGTCGCTGAGCGTCCTGGACGTCGACCTGGTCGCCACGACGGGAGGCGCTCCGGTCGACGACCTCGGGCTGGAGCCTGGCAGGGTCGAGCTGGTGTCCTTCGTGCCGGCGGCGGAGTTGCTGGACGGCGTGTGGGTCGTCGTGCACCACGGCGGTTCCGGCAACACGTTCGGGGCGGCGGCGCGCGGGATCCCGGCCGTCGTCGTCCCGGGTGCGGCGGGCCAGCAGCGTCAGGCGTTCCGGCTCCAGGCCGCGGGAGCGGGCGTGGCGATGCCGATCGGCGAGCAGGGGCCCGAAGCGGTCACCGCCGCGGTCAGCCGTGTGCTCGCCGAGCCCGCGTTCACCGCGGCGGCGGAGCGCCTGCGTGACGAGATCGCCGCGATGCCCTCGGCCTCGGAGGTCGCCGAGCGACTCACCGCCGCCGCGGCGGCATGA
- a CDS encoding ATP-binding protein gives MTSLFLMVGLPGAGKTTVARRLAEEHGALRLTPDEWMIPLFGDSEADGKRDVLEGLLLRLALEALAVGTDVVLDFGCWSRDERSAIRRLAEAAGGSCRLVYVPVDHETQRARVARRQATTPERTFPMSEADLLRWRALFEEPDAAELAGEDVGDPPAGWPGWREWAAGRWPSFG, from the coding sequence GTGACCTCCTTGTTCCTGATGGTCGGCCTGCCCGGGGCCGGGAAGACCACCGTGGCCCGGCGGCTCGCCGAGGAGCACGGCGCGCTGCGTCTGACGCCGGACGAGTGGATGATCCCGCTGTTCGGCGATTCCGAGGCGGACGGGAAGCGCGACGTGCTGGAAGGGCTGCTGCTGCGGCTCGCGCTGGAGGCGCTGGCGGTCGGGACCGATGTGGTCCTGGACTTCGGGTGCTGGTCGCGTGACGAGAGGTCGGCGATCCGCCGCCTGGCGGAAGCCGCGGGCGGGTCCTGCCGCCTGGTGTACGTACCGGTGGACCACGAGACCCAACGGGCCCGCGTCGCCCGGCGCCAGGCCACGACACCGGAACGGACCTTCCCGATGAGCGAGGCGGACCTCCTGCGCTGGCGGGCGCTGTTCGAGGAGCCCGACGCCGCCGAACTCGCAGGCGAGGACGTGGGCGACCCTCCCGCCGGGTGGCCGGGATGGCGCGAGTGGGCCGCCGGCCGGTGGCCCTCGTTCGGGTGA
- a CDS encoding FAD-dependent oxidoreductase, whose product MTDSYDYVVVGGGTAGCVIAARLSEPEGSRVLLLEAGTAQTSADMTSPPAWPALLQTSANWGDTTVRQRASGTTVVLARGRTLGGGSAINAMNFLRGHRSSYDAWAEAGLEGWGFDGLLPYFKRSENLSGRDPALRGVGGPLTVGLPEPPNPVVAAMLDAAAETGHRRASDIGGGAEEGFGWSDLNVVDGRRQSAADAYLAPVLHRPNLTVVTGTQVLRLHISGGRCSGVEYGARDGTVSLVRCSGEVVLTAGAIGSAHLLMLSGVGPEGHLRRTGIDVVVDLPGVGENLHDHPIANLIYRAARPVPEGANNHGEAYGLVRSGPGLDGPDLQVLFVDAAGHIPVPDAPAAGQGYTISVSSIRPRSRGSVRLASADPDVLPLVDPDYYGDERDLAAVVRGLRLAREIGQADALAEWRGHEVRPGPQVTDDAGLRDYALRTLCSYMHPVGTCRMGDDDGSVVDPALRVHGVDGLRVADASVIPSIPSANTNATVYAIAERAAELLRS is encoded by the coding sequence ATGACCGACAGCTACGACTACGTCGTCGTCGGCGGCGGGACGGCCGGCTGCGTGATCGCGGCACGGCTGTCCGAGCCCGAAGGCTCACGCGTCCTGCTGCTGGAAGCGGGCACGGCGCAGACCTCGGCCGACATGACCTCGCCCCCGGCCTGGCCGGCCCTGCTGCAGACGTCGGCGAACTGGGGGGACACCACCGTCCGGCAGCGGGCGAGCGGCACCACCGTCGTCCTCGCCCGCGGGCGCACGCTCGGCGGCGGGTCCGCCATCAACGCGATGAACTTCCTCCGCGGCCACCGCTCCAGCTACGACGCCTGGGCGGAAGCCGGCCTGGAGGGCTGGGGGTTCGACGGGCTGCTGCCCTACTTCAAGCGCAGCGAGAACCTCTCCGGACGGGATCCGGCCCTGCGCGGGGTCGGCGGCCCCCTGACCGTCGGACTCCCCGAACCCCCGAACCCGGTCGTGGCGGCCATGCTCGACGCGGCGGCCGAGACCGGTCACCGGCGCGCGAGCGACATCGGCGGCGGAGCGGAGGAGGGATTCGGCTGGTCCGACCTGAACGTCGTCGACGGCAGGCGGCAGAGCGCCGCCGACGCCTACCTGGCCCCCGTCCTGCACCGTCCCAACCTGACCGTGGTGACCGGTACCCAGGTGCTCCGGCTGCACATCAGCGGCGGGCGGTGCAGCGGGGTGGAGTACGGCGCCAGGGACGGCACCGTATCGCTCGTCCGGTGCTCGGGCGAGGTGGTCCTCACCGCGGGCGCCATCGGATCGGCGCACCTGCTGATGCTCTCCGGAGTCGGCCCCGAGGGGCACCTGCGCCGCACCGGCATCGACGTCGTGGTGGACCTCCCGGGCGTCGGGGAGAACCTGCACGACCACCCGATCGCCAACCTCATCTACCGGGCGGCCCGCCCGGTCCCGGAGGGCGCCAACAACCACGGCGAGGCGTACGGCCTGGTGCGCAGCGGGCCCGGCCTCGACGGCCCGGACCTCCAGGTGCTCTTCGTCGACGCGGCGGGCCACATACCCGTCCCCGACGCGCCCGCGGCGGGGCAGGGTTACACCATCTCCGTCTCCTCGATACGGCCCCGCAGCCGCGGGAGCGTCCGCCTCGCGAGCGCCGACCCGGACGTCCTGCCGCTCGTGGACCCCGACTACTACGGCGACGAGCGGGACCTGGCCGCCGTGGTCCGGGGGCTTCGCCTGGCGCGGGAGATCGGTCAGGCGGACGCGCTCGCGGAGTGGCGCGGGCACGAGGTCCGGCCGGGGCCCCAGGTCACGGACGACGCCGGCCTGCGGGACTACGCGCTCAGGACCCTGTGTTCGTACATGCACCCCGTCGGCACCTGCCGGATGGGCGACGACGACGGCTCCGTCGTCGACCCCGCCCTGCGCGTGCACGGTGTCGACGGCCTGCGGGTCGCCGACGCCTCCGTCATCCCCTCGATCCCCTCCGCGAACACCAACGCCACCGTCTACGCGATCGCGGAACGCGCCGCCGAGTTGCTGCGGTCCTGA